One window of the bacterium genome contains the following:
- a CDS encoding FeoB-associated Cys-rich membrane protein, with protein sequence MWQDILVGVIVALAAAYAVRQIVRNLSGRRACDADSCAGCPFGGECEHKGSEEKP encoded by the coding sequence ATGTGGCAAGATATCCTGGTTGGCGTCATCGTGGCCCTCGCGGCCGCGTATGCCGTTCGTCAGATCGTCCGCAACCTGTCGGGCCGCCGTGCCTGTGACGCTGACTCGTGCGCCGGCTGTCCCTTTGGCGGGGAATGCGAACACAAAGGCAGTGAGGAGAAGCCATGA